Proteins encoded within one genomic window of Kibdelosporangium phytohabitans:
- a CDS encoding MGMT family protein: MDEKLHERVREVIESVPPGSVASYGDIAAVAGAPSPRLVGRVLAEDGHDLPWHRILRADGTPAPHLQEEQLERLRAEGVLADGNRVSMRQYRWAEAAQQEDAEPPSLF; the protein is encoded by the coding sequence ATGGACGAGAAACTGCACGAACGCGTGCGTGAAGTGATCGAAAGCGTCCCACCGGGCTCAGTGGCCTCCTACGGGGACATCGCAGCCGTCGCGGGCGCGCCCTCGCCGCGCCTGGTCGGCCGCGTCCTGGCCGAGGACGGCCACGACCTGCCGTGGCACCGGATCCTGCGCGCGGACGGGACCCCGGCGCCGCACTTGCAGGAAGAGCAGTTGGAACGGCTGCGCGCGGAAGGCGTTCTGGCGGACGGCAACCGCGTGAGCATGCGCCAGTACCGCTGGGCTGAGGCGGCTCAGCAGGAAGACGCCGAGCCGCCCAGCCTGTTCTAG
- a CDS encoding LuxR C-terminal-related transcriptional regulator codes for MRVVLGEDLALLRDGLIRLLTAHGFEVVEAVDSGPALLEALVKHKPDVAVVDVRMPPTFTDEGLKASIEARKQVPGLPILVLSQYVEQLYARELLSDRAGGVGYLLKDRVSEVGQFVDAVRRVAAGGTAMDPDVISQLLARRERDEPLGTLTPREREVLSLMAEGRSNAAIAARMFVTEKAISKHTNNIFSKLMLPPSEDDNRRVLAVLAYLNDLNG; via the coding sequence GTGCGAGTTGTCCTTGGGGAGGATCTTGCCCTGCTGCGCGACGGGCTGATCCGGTTGCTGACCGCGCACGGCTTCGAGGTCGTCGAAGCCGTGGACAGCGGTCCGGCACTGCTGGAAGCGCTGGTGAAGCACAAACCGGACGTCGCGGTCGTGGACGTCCGGATGCCGCCGACCTTCACCGACGAGGGCCTGAAGGCCTCGATCGAGGCCCGCAAACAGGTCCCCGGCCTGCCGATCCTGGTGCTGTCGCAGTACGTCGAGCAGCTCTACGCACGGGAACTGCTGTCCGACAGGGCGGGTGGCGTCGGCTACCTGTTGAAGGACCGGGTGTCCGAGGTGGGGCAGTTCGTCGACGCGGTGCGCCGCGTGGCCGCGGGCGGGACTGCGATGGACCCGGACGTGATCTCCCAGCTGCTGGCCAGGCGGGAACGCGACGAGCCGCTGGGCACGTTGACACCGAGGGAACGGGAAGTGCTGTCGCTGATGGCCGAAGGGCGTTCCAACGCGGCGATCGCGGCGCGGATGTTCGTCACGGAGAAGGCGATCAGCAAGCACACCAACAACATCTTCAGCAAGCTGATGCTGCCGCCGTCGGAGGACGACAACCGGCGCGTGCTGGCGGTCCTGGCCTACCTGAACGACCTGAACGGCTGA